The DNA sequence TACGGGCAACATTACGATTGTCTTCACCCGCCTGGTTAGCACAGCCCAGGATTACATCGTCATACAGCTCCGCAGGGATTTGCGGAAAACGCTTGACCAATTCGCGAATCGGGATAGCGCCTAAATCATCTGTACGGACTGGAGATAAAGTTCCGGTAAACTTGCCAAAAGCGGTACGAACGCCCGCAACGAGATATGCTTCCAATTTTTTGGGTACTTGGTACTTTGTACTGGGTACAAGGTAGATGGTTAGGGGAAAATTTGAACCACATAAGGTACTTAAGTTTTTTCTTAGGTGCCTTAAATGGCTCACGAAAACACAAAAATAGCACAATTGACACTAATCAAAAAACTACTCTATGTGACAATTCAATACTTCAGGCGCCTCAAAAAAGCTATGTGAGTATGTGGTAAATAGAATTAAGTCAATAAATTCCCATCCTCATCCCACTCCGCGATGGTCATTCGCTCATTTTGGTCGACACATTTGGCCAACCATTCTTCATCATAATCAACATCGTGATCGGCTAAAATTTCCTCAGGGACGCCATCCCAAACATTGGCAAAATTGCCGGTGTAGCCCAGATCGTCGAGTCCCATTTTGGTGGTGTAATAGCCCGTCAACGTAAGGTTACGCATCAGCTCAAAAAACGTGATTCCGTACGCCATGTCTGGCTTTAATTCATCCGGATCAGGATAGGCGATGTCTTCAATGATTTGAATCTCCTCGGCAGGCAGACAGGTGATAAAGTCCTTACCAAAACGACGATTCGCTTCGTAGTTGAGCCACATCAATCCACCTCGAATTGGCAACTGGTAATCAGGTATATCTTTGACGATAAAGTCGATAAAATCTGGAACTTTAGCATCAGTCGCAGAACCCGCCTCCGCCGTTGCCGGCAAGATGATATCGCACAAGACGGCAATGGTTGCCAGCTCATCGTCATTTAAGTAAATTTCAGCATTTATCTCTTTATCGTGCTCAATTTCTTCGGGCGTCCGACCGTAAAGACCTGTAGCTTCGCCAGCTCCAGCATCCTCCGATGCGGGGGTACAGCCACTATTGCTGGTAAAGATAGCGGCACTTCCAATGGTTCCAACCAACAAGGTTCTGAGTGAATCTCTTCTTTTCATAATTAAATGTTCCGCTTTTTGTATTGTTCTACAATGTATTCAGAGGTACGCATAGCCAGTGCCATGATCGTCCAGGTACAGTTCTTATCGGCCTGACTCACAAAGGGGCCAGCATCTACCACAAACACATTATCGGCATCGTGTAATTGGCAGTATTTGTTGGTGACCGATGTTTTCGGGTCATTGCCCATCCTGGTGGTACCCACTTCGTGAATAATTTGCCCAGGTTTCAGTAAGCCCCAATCTTGCTCTTTGGTCGGTTTGTCACCTACGGGATGACCACCCATGGCGTGGATCAATTCCTCAAAGGTGTCCTGCATGTGGCGCGCCTGGTAGCGTTCGTAATCCGACCACTTGTAATTAAATTTCAACACTGGAATCCCGAATTGATCGACGACCGTAGGATCTAATTCACAACGATTCTCTCTTCTGGCGATAGACTCCCCTCTCCCACCAAAACCAATGGCGGCTCCATAAAATCGTTTCACATCTTCGCGGAGTTTATTCCCATAACCCCCAACTTCCAAACCAATGTATTCATTAAAAGCGCTGGCGTCAAAACCGAAGCCATAGGCAGGCATCCCCAGTCCTCCCCACACTTCAATGTGATAGCCTCTAGGAAAATCCAACTTTTTGTTGTCCAACCACCAGGGGGAATAAACGTGCATCCCTCCTACTCCATCTTCGTTGTAGTTGGTTTTGCGATTCATCAGTGCAGGAATAAAACCCGTTCTGCCACCGCCCGTAGAATCATGGAGATAACGCCCCACTACGTCACTGCTATTGCCCAAACCATTGGGGTGCTGTGGGCTCTTGGAATTCAGTAAAATCCGAGCAGAACTACAAGCGGAGGCTCCTAAAACGACGGAACGCCCCTGTAACTGGTATTCTTTGCGGTCGACTTTATTGATGTAGGAAACACCTGTCGCTTTCCCTTCCGCATTGGTCGTCACCGAACGCACCATGCTGTTTACAAACAAATCTACCTGACCAGTACCGTTCAATGCTGGGATGATAAACACCGAGCTGGAAGAAAAATCTGCATAGACCTTACAGGAGCGGTTACATTGCCCACAGTAGAAACACACACCACGCTCGTTGTTTAGTTTTTTAGTCAGCATCGACATCCGGGCTGGGATAACGTCTACGCCTGCTTTGCGTGCACCTTTGATGTAGTAAAGTTCATGCAGCCTTGGCTTTGGTGCTGGCAAGAAGAACCCATCGGGATCATTGCGCCGATTTTCTTTAGAACCAAAAACCCCGACCATCTTATCCAGCCGATCGTAGTAAGGCTTGATTTCTTCATAAGTGATGGGCCAGTTGTCGCCTAAGCCATCAATGTCTTTACGCCTAAAATCATCGGGTCCAAAGCGGAGCGATATTCTTCCCCAGTGGTTGGTACGGCCACCCAACATACGAGATCGCCACCACATAAAGTCGGTGCCTTCTTCCTGGGTATAGGGCTCGCCTTCCACTTTCCAATCGCCCCAGGACATATCAAAGTCGCCAAAAGCGCGATTAGTGCTGGCTCCTCGACGCGGGGATTCCCAGGGCCATTTCATCTGGGTCATCGTCGTAGGATCCTTGGGATCGAAGTAAGGACCGGCTTCCACCAGTGCTACTTTCATGCCGGCTTCCGAAAGGATTTTGGTCGCCATCCCCCCACCGGCACCGGAGCCTACAATAATTACATCATAAATCGTTGCTGACATAATAGGTTTTTCGTTTGGGCTAAACTAGGGTTTTTATCCAACATTTTATTATCATTGGGGAAGGGAATTTGGCTTCCTCCTCGATCCCCCTCACTGAGGTAGGAAGGCGCGGTAGGATTTGCTTAAATTAGGGATTGCGCTGTTCGCCTTTGGAGGAGGATGAAGGCCCTTAAGGTTAGGTCAGCCCTCCCTCGATCCTTTGGATCGATCCCTTCAGCGGGACACATTTGGTGTAGCTAGTAGTAAGAATACCCTTGGTGTTTCAAAAGAACAACATCAATTTAGAATTCTAATCAGAACAAGCAATGAGTCATAAAATAACAGCCTCCATAAAAAAGGAGGTTCTGGAAATTACAGGAAATTTTAACAAGGAGAATAAGACAAATTTTCAAATCTCTTTCAGAGGGCAATTCGCTTATTTATCTAAAATCAAAAAAAGAGAAATCTCCATCCCCAAT is a window from the Lewinella sp. LCG006 genome containing:
- a CDS encoding gluconate 2-dehydrogenase subunit 3 family protein, coding for MKRRDSLRTLLVGTIGSAAIFTSNSGCTPASEDAGAGEATGLYGRTPEEIEHDKEINAEIYLNDDELATIAVLCDIILPATAEAGSATDAKVPDFIDFIVKDIPDYQLPIRGGLMWLNYEANRRFGKDFITCLPAEEIQIIEDIAYPDPDELKPDMAYGITFFELMRNLTLTGYYTTKMGLDDLGYTGNFANVWDGVPEEILADHDVDYDEEWLAKCVDQNERMTIAEWDEDGNLLT
- a CDS encoding GMC family oxidoreductase, producing the protein MSATIYDVIIVGSGAGGGMATKILSEAGMKVALVEAGPYFDPKDPTTMTQMKWPWESPRRGASTNRAFGDFDMSWGDWKVEGEPYTQEEGTDFMWWRSRMLGGRTNHWGRISLRFGPDDFRRKDIDGLGDNWPITYEEIKPYYDRLDKMVGVFGSKENRRNDPDGFFLPAPKPRLHELYYIKGARKAGVDVIPARMSMLTKKLNNERGVCFYCGQCNRSCKVYADFSSSSVFIIPALNGTGQVDLFVNSMVRSVTTNAEGKATGVSYINKVDRKEYQLQGRSVVLGASACSSARILLNSKSPQHPNGLGNSSDVVGRYLHDSTGGGRTGFIPALMNRKTNYNEDGVGGMHVYSPWWLDNKKLDFPRGYHIEVWGGLGMPAYGFGFDASAFNEYIGLEVGGYGNKLREDVKRFYGAAIGFGGRGESIARRENRCELDPTVVDQFGIPVLKFNYKWSDYERYQARHMQDTFEELIHAMGGHPVGDKPTKEQDWGLLKPGQIIHEVGTTRMGNDPKTSVTNKYCQLHDADNVFVVDAGPFVSQADKNCTWTIMALAMRTSEYIVEQYKKRNI